Proteins encoded within one genomic window of Cucumis sativus cultivar 9930 chromosome 3, Cucumber_9930_V3, whole genome shotgun sequence:
- the LOC101222581 gene encoding FACT complex subunit SSRP1: MADGQLYNNISLGGRGGTNPGQLKTDQRGIQWKKQGGGKAIEVDKADIVGVTWMKVPRSNQLGIRVKDGLYYKFIGFRDQDISSLTKFFQSNCGIAPEEKQLSVSGRNWGEVDLNGNMLTFLVGSKQAFEVSLADVAQTQLQGKNDVMLEFHVDDTTGANEKDSLMEISFHIPNTNTQFVGDESRPPAQVFRDKIMSMADVSAGIEEAVVTFEGIAILTPRGRYSVELHLSFLRLQGQANDFKIQYSSVVRLFLLPKSNQPHTFVVVTLDPPIRKGQTLYPHIVLQFETDYVVQSTLQIGDELFNTKYKDKLEPSYKGLIHEVFTTILRGLSGAKITRPGKFRSCQDGYAVKSSLKAEDGVLYPLEKSFFFLPKPPTLILHEEIDYVEFERHAAGGSNMHYFDLLIRLKTEQEHLFRNIQRNEYHNLFDFISGKGLKIMNLGDAQARDGVAAVLQEDDDDAVDPHLERIRNEAGGDESDEEDSDFVADKDDGGSPTDDSGGDDSDGSASGGEKEKPGKKEAKKDPSASKAPAKKKSREGADDGSKKKKQKKKKDPNAPKRAISGFMFFSKMERENIKKSNPGISFTELGRVLGDKWNKMSAEEKEPYESKARDDKKRYKEEISGYKNPQPMNIDSGNESDSA, encoded by the exons ATGGCTGACGGTCAGCTCTACAACAACATCTCTCTCGGCGGCCGTGGAGGCACT AACCCTGGCCAGCTTAAAACAGATCAAAGAGGTATTCAATGGAAGAAGCAAGGAGGCGGCAAGGCAATTGAGGTGGATAAAGCAGACATTGTTGGTGTGACATGGATGAAGGTCCCAAGGTCGAACCAGTTGGGAATTCGGGTCAAAGATGGGTTGTACTACAAGTTCATTGGATTCCGCGACCAg GACATCAGCAGTTTAACCAAATTTTTCCAGAGTAATTGTGGAATAGCACCAGAGGAAAAACAGCTTTCTGTTAGTGGTCGTAATTGGGGTGAAGTTGATCTGAATG ggAATATGCTTACTTTCTTGGTTGGTTCGAAGCAAGCATTTGAAGTGTCTCTAGCTGATGTAGCCCAAACACAACTTCAAGGGAAGAACGATGTTATGTTGGAGTTCCATGTAGATGATACAACAGGAGCTAATGAG AAAGATTCACTGATGGAGATAAGTTTTCACATACCAAATACCAATACTCAATTTGTTGGTGATGAAAGTCGCCCTCCTGCTCAG GTTTTCCGTGACAAAATTATGTCTATGGCGGATGTTAGTGCGGGCATTGAGGAAGCTGTGGTTACATTTGAGGGTATTGCTATCCTCACTCCAAG GGGTCGGTACAGTGTAGAACTCCACCTTTCATTCCTGCGCCTTCAAGGACAAGCCAATGActttaaaatacaatacaGTAGCGTTGTTCGCCTTTTCTTACTTCCAAAG TCCAATCAGCCACATACTTTTGTGGTTGTAACTTTAGATCCACCGATTCGTAAAGGCCAAACTTTATACCCTCATATTGTTCTGCAG TTTGAGACTGACTATGTGGTTCAAAGCACGCTGCAAATAGGCGATGAACTTTTCAACACAAAGTACAAGGACAAGTTAGAACCTTCTTATAAG GGGCTTATTCATGAAGTGTTTACCACCATATTGCGTGGTTTATCTGGTGCGAAAATTACCAGACCTGGGAAATTCCGCAGCTGTCAAGATGGTTATGCTGTCAAGTCATCTTTGAAAGCTGAAGATGGTGTCTTATATCCACTtgaaaaaagtttcttctttcttcccaAGCCTCCTACCCTTATTCTTCATGAGGAG ATTGACTATGTTGAATTTGAGAGGCATGCTGCTGGTGGGTCAAATATGCATTACTTTGATCTTCTCATTAGACTGAAAACTGAACAAGAACATCTCTTTAGAAATATCCAGCGCAATGAATACCATAATCTTTTCGACTTTATAAG TGGGAAGGGTTTGAAGATCATGAACTTGGGAGATGCTCAGGCTAGAGATGGCGTGGCAGCTGTTCTCCAAgaggatgatgatgatgctGTTGACCCGCATCTTGAGCGCATTAGAAATGAAGCTGGTGGAGATGAGAGTGATGAAGAG GATTCAGATTTTGTTGCTGACAAGGATGATGGGGGTTCTCCAACTGATGATTCAGGTGGGGATGACTCTGACGGTAGTGCAAGTGGAGGTGAAAAAGAG AAGCCTGGAAAAAAGGAGGCCAAAAAGGACCCTTCGGCTTCCAAGGCACCTGCCAAGAAGAAATCTAGAGAAGGGGCTGACGATggttcaaagaagaaaaagcagaaaaagaagaaggatcCAAATGCACCAAAGAGGGCAATATCTGGTTTCATGTTCTTCTCTAAGATGGAAAGAGAG aacataaagaaaagtaatCCTGGAATTTCTTTCACGGAGTTAGGGCGAGTACTTGGAGACAAGTGGAATAAGATGTCGG CGGAAGAGAAAGAACCATATGAATCAAAGGCTCGGGATGACAAAAAACGATACAAGGAAGAAATTAGTGGATATAAGAATCCACAGCCAATGAATATAGACTCTGGGAATGAATCTGACAGTGCTTAG